From the Bos javanicus breed banteng chromosome 7, ARS-OSU_banteng_1.0, whole genome shotgun sequence genome, the window ACTGATAGCAACATCAAGTTAGAAAATAGTTCTTCCGCATGTGGCTACAGAAGCGGCATTAGGAATGCCAACAGAGCAGGTGTTGTTAAGATTTACAAAACAAGACTTACAAAAACAGAGGCACTGTACATCTGGCAGTACGTATTCATGGATATGGTATGagggccaaatttttttttttaatatgtggaaTACTGGTCTAATGAAAATAACATTACTTGTTCATTTGTCCAATATTCTTACTTTTGCCTAATCTTGCATCTTGTTAACTAGAATTTACTAGGGGCACCTGGAAGTCAGAGAAACGGAAGGGATGCAGCAGGCACTGCTTCCCCAAATCCTGTTCCAATAACTCCCCAAATCTGAAAGTAAAAACCAAGTGGCTTAGGACTGCAGGGGCCATGTGACCACACAGCCATAAGGAGCACAGAGACCAGAACTAGTCAACTAAGTCATTTCATTATCCTAACAGAATTTCAGGAAATGCTAAATAAAAGGATGGAGCCTAAAGATTTGCCACCTGCTTCATGGAGTGGTAGAGTGCCATATTTCAAGCATTTCAAACACAGTTCCTTGAAGGCATTTCATAAAAGGAAAGGCAGACAGGCAGAGTGCTGCTTGCTACTGGGTCCAGCAGACTAGGATATGAGTGAAAAAGCCAAGGACCACAAACTACATCCTGCCATAATGGTAAAATCCACCAATCCTGCCAGAAGCTGCATGGTCCTTAGGTatgtctctttccctctcttcagtTGCTTATGTAAACTGGGGATCTCAGTTTCTGTCCCTGCAGGTTTGCCATGTGGAAGGAGCTAATGAACTTAATATTATGCACTCAGAAAGAGGATGGTTTGAAGTAATTACAGtaataatacaaacaaaatatttgtattttgtattacaaaataatacaaactCGAACGCCTAGCATATTATAGGGCTCTTCTTGCTAGATGACAGCCTGTGCTAAGTGTTTTTCACCCTTTAATACTGTAGTCATCACaattcattttccagatgagaaagtCGAAGCTCTGAGAGGTTAAGTATCTTTTCAAGAATTGGCTAAGATGGGACTCTGCCTTAGGCCTGGCTAGTACGGTTGGAGACTGGGGACGGAGTCAGCCTTGGGCAGGGGTTAGCCCTGGGGTTAGGACTGCGGGTTGGGACAGGGTCAGTTAGCCGGCAGGGGTCCGCACCTGCAACCCAGGAAGAGGTGGTTGGCCCAGACCATGGAGAGGGATAGCAGCTGGTCCAGGCGGCCGCCACCGTCGGGTGGATCGCGGTAATCGGGCAGGTGGCGCAGGATGAATTCCATGCGGGCCTTCCATTGCTTCTCGCTCTCCGAGTAGGAGCGGAACTGCTCAGCAAAGTCAGTCGCTCGCCGCACACCGGAGATTAGCTCCTCCACGGCAGCGGCCGCCTCGCCACCCACCATGGCGCCCTCCACAACTAAGGGCCGGACCCGCCCACTGCCTTCCCGACATGCACTGCGCCACCTCTCTGCGGCTAGAGGAGCACCGGCGGCGCGCGACTGCGCAGGAGGATTGGTCTGGAGCGCCCTCGGCGGGCGCGGCGGCCTCACCCAGCCGGAACCGGCACCTCAGACTTGCAGCCGGCGCCTCTGGAGTGGCTCTACCTCAGGGCCTCAGGGGCAGTTCTCACTGGACCCGGTGGGAAACCAGTAGGGAAACGGAGGCCTTCCCAAGCACACAGCAAGGACGGCCCTCTCCCATTCGGCAGCTGGATGTCAGTCAGGGCTTTTACAGTGTCCTTGACCTGGGAATTCCCCGAGCACCCGGCCCGCAGGACCTTTGCCCACAGTTCCAAGGAATTACAGGTGTAGTTGCTCAGGGTCTCCTTTTATCCATTCCCAGAGGCCTTGACACTCCACCCAGCTTGTGGCCCGACTTCCTGGAACCAATTAGAGATCCAGCTGAGTACTTCCCAGACCCTTTGCTAGGTGCTGTGATGGTATGACAGCAAACTCAGAGCGCTCCTCTAGTGAACTTTAGTCTCCTGGGGGAGATAGACATTATTAGTGAATACTTAATAATTGCTCAAGGGAAACTTTTCAGCATTGACAAAGTTTAATAAAAGAGAGACCCAGAGTGCCAGGAGCATGAATAAGCAAGAGACCTGATGCAGACTTGGTCAGGTAAATGATCCTGGAGAGCTGAGGAATTTACAGAAGTTAACTGCACGGAAGAGTAGGGCACCACAGGAGACCCTGCAAGATCTGTATGACAAATCCTAGAGTAGGGGGACAGTGGAGGAGATAAGGATGCAAAGATCACAAAGGACAGTGGTTCACGGAAGGAGTTGTGGTCTAGGCCCTGAAAAGAATGGGGAACCACTGAAGGATTTTAACCAGGTAtttccaaaagatgttggcaggGGCCAAAATGGATGTGTCTGGAGGAAATGAGCAGGTGAGTTGGCCTGACTCTGCTGTCAGTTCTAGGGTCAGGTAGACCCATGGACAAACGAGCTCATAAAAGCTGAATTTCACATCTCATTCAGGACCTGGGAAACCACTTGCACTTCCATCAACCTTGGGAAGTTACTGAGCTAAtaggcttccccatcctcccCCATCAAATGTGGGTTGGAGTACAGAACTGAGCCTAGAATCCAGGATCCAAGGCTTCAATGTAGGTACAGTATTGTGAGGCTTAGGAGCAAAGCAACCTATGAGCTGTCTCCTGCTTCTGCAGCTTGTGATGAGACATCAGGGCCTCTAGCAGGCAGAAAACAGGTATAGAATGGAAATATCAGGCAGTCTCACAAGTAGACTGTGCCTGCAAATACCAGTACCAGGCTCAGTGACATCCACTGTGGTTAACAGTAGGGAGGCATGCTACTTTTACCCTGGTTATTGGGAAGAATGTGAGCAGACCTGTGAAATCAGACAGACTCAGCTTCTCCGCATCAGTCAGCAATAGGTACCCAGAGCTGGGGTTCCCGAAATTAAGTGTAGATTACATCAACTAGGGAGCTTGTTAAAATAACAGATTCCTTAAGAGTtgcctggttgtccagtggttaggatttggtgttttcgctgccatggcccaggttcagtccctggtcaagaaactgaAATTATGAAAGCTGTGAGACATAGCCAAAAATAGCAGAGTCCCAGGCCCATAACTGGATTTTGCGTCAAGGCTCTAGGAAATTGATTCCATCTGCAGCTGACCAAACTTTGAAAAACATTGATGAGGATTCTTGGGACCAAATTCTTGGTCACCTGATTGTATGGTGGAGAGGTTGGCCCAGAAATAGGAACCTGGACTTTGTGACCAACAACTGCAGCTACATAACTAACTTGTGTAAAGGCTAAGAGGTCATCTGGCAACTATCTCATTTAGAATCATCTTTAATAATGATGagacatatgcatatgtgtaccTACATATAGACATATTCATACATGCATGCAGGTCATAAGAACGCAAACGTACACAAATAGGTATTCTTTTTTATACTATGATCTTGTTAACATTATACTTTCGAAATGTAAAGTAGCCTAAAAATGTTagttaatattaacattttacagGGCCCTGTGGCAAGTCCAGTCACTGCCCAGGTTATTGTTTCTAACTCGTTTCTGTGATTCAGATTTTCTTAAAGTGAAGTACTTATATAGACAAGTACAGTTTTCCTAccttatcttctttttaaaacatcgttgtgtatgtgtgaaagttgttcaatcgtgttcaactctttgcaactccatggaccatagcctgccagtctcctctgttcatggacttctccaggcaagaatactggagtgggtaccattgagtattttaaatggatgaatttagTGGTTTCAATATATTCACAGATTTGTGCAACCATCAacacaaattaaatataaaacattttcatcacccctaaAAGAGACTCCATACCCATTAGCAATTGCTTTGTACTCACTCAAGCCCCTGGCAACAACTAATCTGCTTTTTATCTCTATAGGTTTCCTATTCTGGGCATTTAACATTAGTGGACTCATACAACGTGTGGTCTCTTGTGACTAGCTCTTCACTTAcacaatgttttcaagattcatccatgtcgtAGCATGTGTTAGTATTCCATTccatttttgtggctgagtaacattccatcatATGGATAcacttcattttgtttatcctttcatcagTTGctagacatttggattgtttctacaCCTTGACTAGtataaataatgctactgtgaacattcatgtaccaCATTTACAAGCTAAAAGTTTCTCCTGTCATAGGTTCAGTGGATGCTGGCAAAATATTTAAGACTCCTAAAACAGAGACAAAGAATTCTGTACTGTGATCACAGTACAACAAACAGCATAAGCTTTATGTTTGCATTGGTTCCTCTTGTCCCTTAAGTCCCACGGGGGTTATGACAAAAGATCAGTGGTGGATGAGGTACAAACAGGTACAGACAATGGATTTGTATGACTGCTGAGGAACCCCAAGTTTAGGGAACATCAGTcttttataagggcttcccaggtggtgctagtggtaaagaatccaccagccatgcaggagataaaagagacgaaggttctatccctggattggaaagatctcttggaggcagaaatggcaacctgctcaagtattcttgcctggagaatcccatggacagaggagcccggtgggctacagtccatggggtcgcaaagagtcagacatgactgagtgcacgcaTACACACAGTCTTTCATAAAAGGCTGCAAGCAAACCTGCTCAACCTTTGCCCCAGAGGAGTACATTATCTTTTTTATCTGGACAGTAAACAAACTGACCCTTTATTTTGAAGATAGACACTCTCCC encodes:
- the CDKN2AIPNL gene encoding CDKN2AIP N-terminal-like protein isoform X1 produces the protein MVGGEAAAAVEELISGVRRATDFAEQFRSYSESEKQWKARMEFILRHLPDYRDPPDGGGRLDQLLSLSMVWANHLFLGCSYNKDLLDKVMEMADGIEVEDLPQFTTRSELMKKIFSSFSITSGYAFCCCCC
- the CDKN2AIPNL gene encoding CDKN2AIP N-terminal-like protein isoform X2, whose amino-acid sequence is MVGGEAAAAVEELISGVRRATDFAEQFRSYSESEKQWKARMEFILRHLPDYRDPPDGGGRLDQLLSLSMVWANHLFLGCSYNKDLLDKVMEMADGIEVEDLPQFTTRSELMKKHQS
- the CDKN2AIPNL gene encoding CDKN2AIP N-terminal-like protein isoform X3 encodes the protein MVGGEAAAAVEELISGVRRATDFAEQFRSYSESEKQWKARMEFILRHLPDYRDPPDGGGRLDQLLSLSMVWANHLFLGCSYNKDLLDKVMEMADGIEVEDLPQFTTRSELMKKK
- the CDKN2AIPNL gene encoding CDKN2AIP N-terminal-like protein isoform X4 produces the protein MVGGEAAAAVEELISGVRRATDFAEQFRSYSESEKQWKARMEFILRHLPDYRDPPDGGGRLDQLLSLSMVWANHLFLGCSIKAKAEDSSHFHH